ATATGAGTCTATCACTCTGTTGTATTATCTCTGGCAACCTTTTTACTCCAACTCTCAATTCCTGTCTcactctctttgtctttttcctcccttttttcctctctcaaTATGCCACAAAAGAGCTGCTCTGTTAGAGATCACAGAGATGCTCTGCTCTCGCCTCTCTTTGACCACTGAATTTTCTGGTTTGTGCCCATTGTACTCATCTACCTCCAGGTCATACGCTGCCTAGGAAAAATACAAGCTGGCTTTTGTGCTTGTGAGCAGTCAATGAGTCATAAATATAGAATGATGAAACAATATGGAAATTTTGCCGGAAGCTGTCCTGCCCAAAGGCATACATATGTCTGTATCTGTTGACAGGAGCAAATCAGTCGCCAAGGAGACGAGTCAATGCTCAAGAAGGCTGTGGAGGACAGCATACGTGCGATGGAGCCTAAAGGCGGGGTATGAAATATTGGGGTATGGAATATCTCAATGGGGGTGATGAAATGTAACCGTACATTGTAGTTTactgttgtttttctcatgcTTAAACCCTAACCCAGAGAACATGTATTTAAAGACCAATGAGCAAAATTATAATGCCTTATGATAATGATGGCCAGGATTATTGGGTCTGATCAAATTTTACATCTCAACTAttaaatgacagatttttttcttgtttttgtggTCAGACTGCCTTCATGGACCTGGTAGACGTGTTTGCATTGCCTTTAGATCAGCCTCCAAGTGACAACCGATGGAATAATGCCACACACCAGGCAGCAGCTTGTCCGGGGAGCACAGACCCCTGGGACTCCCTGGGTGAGCCTTGAGTTAGCTGACCATGACCAAAGCAGGAGTGTTTAAGCATCGTTGTAAATATTATGTAGTGAATTATAGTCATAAAATGTACATTGTTTTGAGTTCAGAAACATTTGCAGCCTGACTCATTTCAGGTGGCTGTTCTTCCCACAGGGATATACCATACAGTGTAGAGTTTGAAATAAACCTCTTCATTCTTCATGTTTACAATACAATTTGTTCTGCTCACTTGCTAGAACAGGAGCCTTTCTCTCTAATTCCCGTTTTTTTATACTAAAGAAGGCAGCACCAACACCTCGAGAGTAGATCTACCTTGGATGGCACCGCCAACTTCCAACAGCCCCCCTCCACCATGGGAGCCCCCAGTCGACCCCTGGGATGACCCAAAGAGTAACCTCAATGCCCCTGGCCGAGAATGGCCCTACCCTGCAAACACAGGTGATACATGCACTCATACAGCTCAGCCAAAGATACATAGGAGAAGCCACAAATATATTTGAAATgacataattaaaataataaaataaaattgaattttgGTATGTTTATAGCCTCCTCAGGAGTTGATCCATTCTCAGCACTCAAGGGAGCCGTGAGGGAACCTTCTTCCCGACCTGGAAGTCCCTCAGGTATACAATATGTTCATTTTACTATTCTCATTGTGGTTCTGCGTATCCTACACAGTTGTAATGTCAgaactctctctttttctgctgCTAGATGGGGATTTGTTTGATGAGGCCATGGATGGAGGTCAGGTGAATGTGAATGGGCGAAGGGAGGACAGTCCTGAGCCATTTGATCTGTCACATCTTGGAGAAAGCCTGGCTGCCCCCAGCCCTCGTACATGCCGGACACCTGAGGCCTTCCTGGGCCCCACAGCAGCTTCTTTGGTAGACCTGGAAAGGTTGATTCCAGTAAATCCTCCAGCCAAGACCATGAACCCCTTTCTATCAGGTATTTATTGTAGTATTGGCTGAACTGTATATGCAACATTTTGACCAGGAAAGTGTGTGCTTCGATAGCTGCAACTCTACATTTATCAGTTCTGTGTTGATAAATCTAAGTTCACTAACTTGTTAACACAAAcctaatagtttttttttctgtttaggcCTCAGTGCTCCTTCACCCAACAATCCATTCCAAACTGAGCAGCCCAAACTAACTCTGAATCAAATGGGCTCCAGCTTCACCGCTCTCCAGGGCACTTCTCTTCCATACAGTGCTTCCCTGCCCCTGCCTACGAGCCACCAGCCTGCCAGCCTCCCTTTGTCACATACCCACCCCACCCAGCCTGGTCTGGGCCTGCCAGGGAACCTCCCTGAGCCTTTGTTGCCCTTCTCTTCAGCCAGCACTGACGGATCACAGGCTGCACAGAACAGTCAGAACCCTTTCTTGTAAGGATGAACTAAACTGGAGAAAATATCTAAGAAAAAAGGGGAATGCCTTTAGGTTATGCTCTTGAAATATAACCACAGACTGAACTTCAGCCCAAAGGACATGTATGGAAACCCTATTCTTAGCTGTTTTTATATTGTGTTATACTACAGTAACCCTTAGATTGATGCAAGCTGGTTCTGCTCTTCACTGCAACAATATGTCCTGCTCATCTTGTCATGAATGCAATAACAGGGTTTAAAAGAGATAACACCTTTGTATCAGTAACAATTAGTGTCATGTAAACCTTCTTATAGGCCATAACCTATTGCGGATTTAATTCAGGAAAGAAAACGTACACAAAAGCACAGTTCGATAACATTTTGTTGTCACTTTACTTAGCCACAGTTACCAGGCAAATGGGTTACGGCTTTTCAAGTAGTCAACAAGTCTCCTGCTCACTCACCTGTTTGTGTGATTGGCTTAGCTGGCTACTGCTGCTATcatatacaaatataaaaaatagattATTAATAAGAGACAAGAGTTAGAGACATCTCGATTCTTGAAATGTTGCTGCATCAACACGGTTAACTTTGTGGAGCTTTTGTTAGACCTAAACTGATGAGCAACATCAGTGTGTACATGATTTTACTATAGTAAAATCAATTGCTGGGGTTAACTGAATGAAATTGTAGTTTGGGAGGACTGGAAGTGCTTTAGCATTCGCTACAAGTGAGGCAACATTAGAAAATGTATGAATCATGAGTTTTATTCATTGCTTGTGAACCAATTACTTTCATCAAATATAAGGGTATAATTGGAACATTGCTTCATCCTCAgttggttttattgttttgtattttctcATTTCCTGTGATATCAATACATTTAGATGAAATCATCACAACCCAGGCACACACCCAGTACCAGTTGCAGTATCTGTTGTGCACTTTATGCCCCCTGCTGGTAGTGACTTATTACCACTATGCTGCATCACTTACAGTAACTACTCTGACAAATCAAGCTCTTCTAACATATTTGTCACACTTAACCTGTAATTCAAACTGAAGTGCAATAGCTTTTTGTTTCATAATAAAACTAGTCCTTACTTAGAGTAGCATGAGAATCAAACTACAGTCAGTCATGAATCCCAGCTGTTCACTATTCATCTGTACAGAGATGAATTAGTAAAAGTGACCAGTATAAACAATTGTTAACTCAAGGTAAGACCCTACAGTAGTGTTGTTGTTACAATGGTCAACCATACAATCATTCCATTCTGCCATGGCATCTCTTATATATCTCATTCACCCTTATGAACAGTCACCAATATGGTACCAAAGATACAGTGACAGTTTTTCAGTGGGTCCAACACTAAACACATCATTAAATGCtcttaaaaaatgtgtgtaaacagTCTTTGCTCACTGAGGATACTGCCATCTCATGCCAAAAGGCTTGAAGTCATCATTCAAAGTCCTGTGAGAGTAGCATCACTTCATAAGGAACAAATGTATGATGGTTCACTTGACTATGATGGACTCCAGCCAGCTCAGCACCTCCTGAAGTCCCTGTCCAGACCGG
This window of the Sander lucioperca isolate FBNREF2018 chromosome 21, SLUC_FBN_1.2, whole genome shotgun sequence genome carries:
- the epn3a gene encoding epsin-3 isoform X5; protein product: MQTSSLRRQMKNMVNNYTEAEIKVREATSNDPWGPPSSLMSEIADLTLNVVAFPEVMGMIWKRLNDHGKNWRHVYKALTLLDYLIKTGAERVAQECRENIYTIQTLRDFQFMDRDGRDQGVNVREKAKHLVALLKDEEKLKKERSQALKTKTRMAGASSGLGSGSLPPPYPGRRTSQHIAPGVYGEEMGRCRGSPSSFHSSSSSPRLAPEMEQARPTTSGEEELQLQLALAMSREESEKPVQTAPVALDMDEDTQLQLALRLSKEEHQQEQISRQGDESMLKKAVEDSIRAMEPKGGTAFMDLVDVFALPLDQPPSDNRWNNATHQAAACPGSTDPWDSLEGSTNTSRVDLPWMAPPTSNSPPPPWEPPVDPWDDPKSNLNAPGREWPYPANTASSGVDPFSALKGAVREPSSRPGSPSDGDLFDEAMDGGQVNVNGRREDSPEPFDLSHLGESLAAPSPRTCRTPEAFLGPTAASLVDLERLIPVNPPAKTMNPFLSGLSAPSPNNPFQTEQPKLTLNQMGSSFTALQGTSLPYSASLPLPTSHQPASLPLSHTHPTQPGLGLPGNLPEPLLPFSSASTDGSQAAQNSQNPFL
- the epn3a gene encoding epsin-3 isoform X2 — its product is MQTSSLRRQMKNMVNNYTEAEIKVREATSNDPWGPPSSLMSEIADLTLNVVAFPEVMGMIWKRLNDHGKNWRHVYKALTLLDYLIKTGAERVAQECRENIYTIQTLRDFQFMDRDGRDQGVNVREKAKHLVALLKDEEKLKKERSQALKTKTRMAGASSGLGSGSLPPPYPGRRTSQHIAPGVYGEEMGRCRGSPSSFHSSSSSPRLAPEMEQARPTTSGEEELQLQLALAMSREESEKPPPTLDIDEQTQLQIAMTLSKEETQKPVQTAPVALDMDEDTQLQLALRLSKEEHQQEQISRQGDESMLKKAVEDSIRAMEPKGGTAFMDLVDVFALPLDQPPSDNRWNNATHQAAACPGSTDPWDSLGSTNTSRVDLPWMAPPTSNSPPPPWEPPVDPWDDPKSNLNAPGREWPYPANTASSGVDPFSALKGAVREPSSRPGSPSDGDLFDEAMDGGQVNVNGRREDSPEPFDLSHLGESLAAPSPRTCRTPEAFLGPTAASLVDLERLIPVNPPAKTMNPFLSGLSAPSPNNPFQTEQPKLTLNQMGSSFTALQGTSLPYSASLPLPTSHQPASLPLSHTHPTQPGLGLPGNLPEPLLPFSSASTDGSQAAQNSQNPFL
- the epn3a gene encoding epsin-3 isoform X3, whose amino-acid sequence is MQTSSLRRQMKNMVNNYTEAEIKVREATSNDPWGPPSSLMSEIADLTLNVVAFPEVMGMIWKRLNDHGKNWRHVYKALTLLDYLIKTGAERVAQECRENIYTIQTLRDFQFMDRDGRDQGVNVREKAKHLVALLKDEEKLKKERSQALKTKTRMAGASSGLGSGSLPPPYPGRRTSQHIAPGVYGEEMGRCRGSPSSFHSSSSSPRLAPEMEQARPTTSGEEELQLQLALAMSREESEKPPPTLDIDEQTQLQIAMTLSKEETQKPVQTAPVALDMDEDTQLQLALRLSKEEHQQEQISRQGDESMLKKAVEDSIRAMEPKGGTAFMDLVDVFALPLDQPPSDNRWNNATHQAAACPGSTDPWDSLEGSTNTSRVDLPWMAPPTSNSPPPPWEPPVDPWDDPKSNLNAASSGVDPFSALKGAVREPSSRPGSPSDGDLFDEAMDGGQVNVNGRREDSPEPFDLSHLGESLAAPSPRTCRTPEAFLGPTAASLVDLERLIPVNPPAKTMNPFLSGLSAPSPNNPFQTEQPKLTLNQMGSSFTALQGTSLPYSASLPLPTSHQPASLPLSHTHPTQPGLGLPGNLPEPLLPFSSASTDGSQAAQNSQNPFL
- the epn3a gene encoding epsin-3 isoform X1 → MQTSSLRRQMKNMVNNYTEAEIKVREATSNDPWGPPSSLMSEIADLTLNVVAFPEVMGMIWKRLNDHGKNWRHVYKALTLLDYLIKTGAERVAQECRENIYTIQTLRDFQFMDRDGRDQGVNVREKAKHLVALLKDEEKLKKERSQALKTKTRMAGASSGLGSGSLPPPYPGRRTSQHIAPGVYGEEMGRCRGSPSSFHSSSSSPRLAPEMEQARPTTSGEEELQLQLALAMSREESEKPPPTLDIDEQTQLQIAMTLSKEETQKPVQTAPVALDMDEDTQLQLALRLSKEEHQQEQISRQGDESMLKKAVEDSIRAMEPKGGTAFMDLVDVFALPLDQPPSDNRWNNATHQAAACPGSTDPWDSLEGSTNTSRVDLPWMAPPTSNSPPPPWEPPVDPWDDPKSNLNAPGREWPYPANTASSGVDPFSALKGAVREPSSRPGSPSDGDLFDEAMDGGQVNVNGRREDSPEPFDLSHLGESLAAPSPRTCRTPEAFLGPTAASLVDLERLIPVNPPAKTMNPFLSGLSAPSPNNPFQTEQPKLTLNQMGSSFTALQGTSLPYSASLPLPTSHQPASLPLSHTHPTQPGLGLPGNLPEPLLPFSSASTDGSQAAQNSQNPFL
- the epn3a gene encoding epsin-3 isoform X4, with amino-acid sequence MQTSSLRRQMKNMVNNYTEAEIKVREATSNDPWGPPSSLMSEIADLTLNVVAFPEVMGMIWKRLNDHGKNWRHVYKALTLLDYLIKTGAERVAQECRENIYTIQTLRDFQFMDRDGRDQGVNVREKAKHLVALLKDEEKLKKERSQALKTKTRMAGASSGLGSGSLPPPYPGRRTSQHIAPGVYGEEMGRCRGSPSSFHSSSSSPRLAPEMEQARPTTSGEEELQLQLALAMSREESEKPPPTLDIDEQTQLQIAMTLSKEETQKPVQTAPVALDMDEDTQLQLALRLSKEEHQQEQISRQGDESMLKKAVEDSIRAMEPKGGTAFMDLVDVFALPLDQPPSDNRWNNATHQAAACPGSTDPWDSLGSTNTSRVDLPWMAPPTSNSPPPPWEPPVDPWDDPKSNLNAASSGVDPFSALKGAVREPSSRPGSPSDGDLFDEAMDGGQVNVNGRREDSPEPFDLSHLGESLAAPSPRTCRTPEAFLGPTAASLVDLERLIPVNPPAKTMNPFLSGLSAPSPNNPFQTEQPKLTLNQMGSSFTALQGTSLPYSASLPLPTSHQPASLPLSHTHPTQPGLGLPGNLPEPLLPFSSASTDGSQAAQNSQNPFL